AGATCACGGTCAGGCCGGCTTTCTCCAGGGCATCCTTCACGCCCTTGGTGCGCTCGCCGCGCCCGGCCTGCGACAGCAGCCCCCACAGGAAGGCTTTGTCGCCGGCCTTCACACCAGACCGTTTGACGGCCTGCTCGCCCAGGGCATACCCGGCGTCATACAATATCGCGCCGACGTAGCCAAAGCCCTGGGCGCTGTACTTGGCCTGCGTCTCGGCCAGCTGCGTGTTCATGCTGGTCACGATGATGCCCTGCGCGACGGCGTCGTCGATCAATGGACCAAAAGCTGCGTCGCCGGGGTGGCCCATGACGGCGATCCCGTCAGGCTTGGTGGCTACCGCCTGGGTGAACTGGCTGGTCATCTTCGAAGGATCCCAGTCAGACCACACATATTCCACATCCGCGCCTGTGTCTGCCGCAGCCGCCAGCGCGCCGTTGTAGACCACAGTCTCAAAACTTCCGCCCGCCGTTCCGCCGGGGAAGAAGACGATCTTTGTGCCGGAGCACCAGTTGGTCCCGGCAGCTGGAGCGCCGCCTTCGGTGACGGCTGGAGCCTCGGTAGCGGGCGCCGCGGTAGCCGGCGCCGGGGCCTGGGTGGTCGCCGCCGGGGTGCAGGCAGCCAGCAGGAGGGCGATCAGGGCAATCACGGAAATCATCCGTGAGACTTTCTTAAACATACTTGCCTCCTAAATGTCTTATTGAAGGGTCGATGGAATAGACGAACAACCAAAAAGTTTTTGCATCATGGGGACAAACCGGGTATCTCGTTATCGCGCCGCCTCCTTTCACATTCATCGCATACGGAGAATGCTTCAGAACGATCCTGACAGGATGATGGCCTATAAGAAATGAGATCAACCACAGTTGCAGGTCACTGGCGAGCAGGGCCGGTGAGGCGGGGACAAATGCCAGCCAAACAGCCTGCCGGGATGTAAATTGCCAGCGACACCACCAATAATCGATTGTAAGAAATGGGGGAAACCGGTTAAAAATGTATGAACAAAATGACAGTTTAAAAAATTGTACGTTTAAAGAACGCCAGCGTCAAGCCAAAACTTTCGTGCGTTTCCTGCCCCCGCGCAATCCTGTATAATTTTTGCATGTCTCCCTTACCTGCTGATTACCTTGAGCGTGTCTACGCCGGCGTGTTGGGCAAAATTGTCGGCGTGTACCTGGGCCGGCCTGTAGAAAACTGGAGCTTCGAAGCCATCACCGATCGCTTTGCCTTTATAGACCGCTATGTTAACCAGGAGATGGATGTGCCGCTCGTGGTCACTGACGACGATATCGCCGGGACCTTCACCTTCCTGCGGGCTTTGGAAGATTACGATTATTCCCCTGACCTGACCCCACGGCAGATCGGTCAGAGCTGGCTGAACTACATCATCGAGGGACGCACCATCCTTTGGTGGGGAGGCCTCTTTCACTCCAGCGAGCACACCGCATACCTCAACCTGAAAGAGGGCATCCCTGCCCCCCGCAGCGGATCGCTGGCACAGAATGGGCCAGTAATAGCCAACCAGATTGGCGCGCAAATCTATATCGATGGCTGGGCCTTGCTCCATCCGGGAGATCCGGAAAAAGCCGCGGATTTTGCCGCGCGTGCGGCGTCGGTCAG
This region of bacterium genomic DNA includes:
- a CDS encoding substrate-binding domain-containing protein, with amino-acid sequence MFKKVSRMISVIALIALLLAACTPAATTQAPAPATAAPATEAPAVTEGGAPAAGTNWCSGTKIVFFPGGTAGGSFETVVYNGALAAAADTGADVEYVWSDWDPSKMTSQFTQAVATKPDGIAVMGHPGDAAFGPLIDDAVAQGIIVTSMNTQLAETQAKYSAQGFGYVGAILYDAGYALGEQAVKRSGVKAGDKAFLWGLLSQAGRGERTKGVKDALEKAGLTVI
- a CDS encoding ADP-ribosylglycohydrolase family protein, whose amino-acid sequence is MSPLPADYLERVYAGVLGKIVGVYLGRPVENWSFEAITDRFAFIDRYVNQEMDVPLVVTDDDIAGTFTFLRALEDYDYSPDLTPRQIGQSWLNYIIEGRTILWWGGLFHSSEHTAYLNLKEGIPAPRSGSLAQNGPVIANQIGAQIYIDGWALLHPGDPEKAADFAARAASV